From a single Acidobacteriota bacterium genomic region:
- a CDS encoding TonB family protein: protein MQTIVVAFVLSLLFFQSSGQGKKTDREFDEMNGPVRFVRVDTEDVRDQSGNPKNNARALERIASYDPSGRMTEEIVGVGSNCAASRHVFSYDAAGNRTETVYWGKDVVPGNKTSPPQPHGSPVERKQVFKLNKSGERSEVDEYDSAGRPLGKTRYKYDDKGRVKEIIEENNSTSYRCEFKYNDSGLPSERVCEYPDFRGRDKTQYAYELAATGSWIKRTAKVSSVAPNGSVHESTRIFYREFQYYSSAEDQAQPQAVAERFDATKLAPCPPMIIRKSGGVFQGSATRRVEPRYPPDAIAARISGSVVVEVTADEEGRVISARAISGPVELRGVAVEAAKGWAFRPTSLSGTPVKVIGTITFNFNL, encoded by the coding sequence ATGCAGACCATCGTCGTCGCGTTCGTCCTTAGTTTGCTCTTTTTTCAATCGTCAGGGCAGGGTAAGAAGACCGATCGCGAGTTTGACGAAATGAACGGCCCGGTTCGATTTGTGCGCGTCGATACGGAAGACGTACGGGATCAATCCGGGAATCCTAAGAACAACGCGCGCGCCCTTGAGAGGATCGCCTCATATGATCCCAGCGGAAGAATGACAGAAGAGATTGTCGGTGTTGGAAGCAATTGCGCCGCATCGCGCCACGTGTTCAGCTACGACGCCGCCGGCAACCGAACGGAAACCGTCTATTGGGGCAAGGACGTAGTCCCGGGAAATAAGACGAGCCCGCCTCAGCCTCACGGTTCACCGGTAGAGCGCAAACAAGTCTTCAAGCTGAACAAGTCCGGTGAGCGTTCCGAAGTCGACGAGTATGACAGTGCGGGAAGACCCTTGGGCAAGACTCGATACAAGTACGATGACAAAGGTCGCGTCAAGGAGATCATCGAAGAAAACAACTCCACCTCCTATCGTTGCGAATTCAAGTACAACGACTCAGGACTGCCAAGCGAAAGGGTATGCGAGTACCCGGATTTCAGAGGCCGCGACAAAACTCAATACGCTTACGAGTTGGCTGCGACAGGCAGTTGGATAAAAAGGACTGCCAAAGTATCAAGCGTAGCGCCTAACGGCTCTGTGCATGAAAGCACTCGAATATTCTATCGAGAGTTTCAGTACTACTCGTCGGCGGAAGATCAAGCGCAGCCGCAAGCGGTTGCCGAAAGGTTTGACGCTACGAAACTCGCCCCTTGCCCGCCGATGATAATTCGCAAGTCTGGCGGCGTCTTTCAAGGCAGCGCGACGAGGCGCGTTGAACCGCGATATCCGCCCGACGCGATTGCGGCGCGGATTAGCGGATCCGTGGTGGTCGAAGTGACCGCTGATGAAGAAGGCAGAGTGATTTCTGCGCGGGCCATCTCGGGTCCAGTCGAATTGCGCGGAGTGGCTGTCGAGGCGGCGAAGGGGTGGGCGTTTCGCCCAACTTCGCTTTCAGGAACGCCGGTCAAGGTCATCGGCACAATCACATTCAACTTCAATCTCTGA